In Polaribacter sp. L3A8, a genomic segment contains:
- a CDS encoding MerC domain-containing protein codes for MIFIKQKSDSIGAIASTFCLIHCVATPFIFLAQSIGVPSWWGFLDYVFLIISFFAVQRSVQTTSKNWIKTALWFSFFSLLMVIINEKNEWFYLNDKFIYIPTIALIILHLYNKKYCQCNNTKCCINEGKRTN; via the coding sequence ATGATATTTATAAAACAAAAATCAGATAGTATAGGAGCCATAGCAAGTACATTCTGTCTTATTCATTGTGTTGCTACTCCGTTTATTTTTTTAGCACAAAGTATTGGCGTGCCCAGTTGGTGGGGATTTTTAGATTATGTATTCTTAATAATCTCTTTTTTTGCTGTACAACGTTCTGTACAAACAACTTCTAAAAATTGGATAAAAACGGCCTTATGGTTTAGTTTTTTTTCTTTATTGATGGTGATAATTAACGAAAAAAATGAATGGTTTTATTTAAATGATAAATTTATATATATACCAACAATAGCATTAATAATTTTACACTTATATAATAAGAAATATTGCCAATGCAATAACACAAAATGCTGTATAAATGAAGGAAAAAGAACAAATTGA
- a CDS encoding Na+/H+ antiporter NhaC family protein, which produces MANSKKITPKFSALIPLFVFVCTFLGVGIYQNDFYALPAPIAVIAGIIVAFLMFKQSINSKIKTLLKGCGDDKILTMCLIYLLAGAFATITKSTGSVDAIVNLGLDYINIQYIYFGIFIIAGFLSVSTGTSVGAIVALAPIVIGIAEKSSVDLSILCGALLGGSMFGDNLSVISDTTIAATQSLGCKMSDKFKQNIKIAVPAALFTIAILIIQGLGLKDVASETVTYSYSVLKIVPYILVITLSILGVNVFVTLLLGVLSGVFLGLMYGDFTLLESTKIAYTGFTSMTEIFLLSLLTGGLAALVKKNGGIDFILLKIKTLIKSKKSAQFGIATLVSTINMAIANNTVSIIIAGPIAKTINDEYNLDNKKTASILDIFACITQGLLPYGAQVLMILSFSNGKIDYLDLVSNTWYLALLFIYTLLFISFKPLRLGTN; this is translated from the coding sequence ATGGCAAATTCAAAAAAAATTACCCCCAAATTTAGCGCATTAATTCCCTTATTCGTATTTGTATGTACGTTTTTAGGTGTTGGTATTTATCAAAACGATTTTTATGCATTACCTGCTCCTATTGCAGTGATAGCAGGTATTATTGTAGCATTTTTAATGTTTAAACAATCTATAAATTCTAAAATTAAAACGCTGCTAAAAGGTTGTGGAGATGATAAGATTTTAACCATGTGTTTAATCTATTTATTAGCAGGTGCCTTTGCTACCATTACAAAATCTACAGGTAGTGTAGATGCTATTGTAAACCTTGGGTTAGATTATATTAACATACAATATATTTACTTTGGTATTTTTATAATTGCTGGTTTTTTATCAGTTTCTACAGGTACTTCAGTTGGTGCCATTGTTGCTTTAGCACCAATTGTTATCGGTATTGCAGAAAAAAGTAGTGTAGATTTATCTATACTTTGTGGCGCATTATTAGGCGGTAGCATGTTTGGTGATAATCTATCTGTAATTTCTGATACCACCATTGCTGCCACTCAGTCTTTAGGTTGTAAAATGAGTGATAAATTTAAACAAAATATTAAAATTGCTGTTCCCGCTGCGCTATTTACCATTGCAATCTTAATTATTCAAGGTTTAGGATTAAAAGATGTAGCATCTGAAACTGTAACGTATAGCTATTCTGTACTAAAAATAGTACCTTATATATTGGTGATTACCTTATCTATACTTGGTGTTAATGTATTTGTAACCTTATTGTTGGGTGTTCTTTCTGGTGTCTTTTTAGGTTTAATGTATGGAGATTTCACACTTCTTGAATCGACTAAAATAGCCTATACTGGTTTTACAAGTATGACAGAAATTTTCTTATTATCCTTGCTTACAGGTGGATTAGCGGCTTTGGTGAAAAAAAATGGTGGGATTGATTTTATACTTCTTAAAATTAAGACACTTATAAAAAGTAAAAAATCAGCTCAATTTGGCATTGCAACTTTAGTAAGCACCATTAATATGGCCATTGCCAACAATACTGTGTCTATAATAATTGCTGGTCCTATTGCAAAAACGATTAATGATGAGTACAATTTAGACAATAAAAAAACAGCATCCATACTAGATATATTTGCCTGTATTACACAAGGTCTTTTACCTTATGGCGCACAAGTTTTAATGATATTAAGTTTCTCTAACGGAAAAATAGATTACCTAGATTTAGTTTCTAATACATGGTATTTAGCCTTGTTATTTATATACACTTTATTATTTATCAGCTTTAAGCCACTACGATTGGGTACTAATTAA
- a CDS encoding Fur family transcriptional regulator yields the protein MGILRKTKSVKILLDEFEKKATAISVVTLIEQLHLQMNKTTIYRILEKLEDDGLLHSFLGKNGHKWYAKCKDCSHTEHHDVHPHFQCLDCGKVDCLPTDVLIPNIPNRKVVVSQVLLLGKCEECFK from the coding sequence ATGGGAATTTTAAGAAAAACAAAATCTGTTAAAATATTGCTTGATGAGTTTGAAAAAAAAGCAACCGCTATTTCTGTGGTTACTTTAATAGAGCAACTTCATTTACAGATGAATAAAACGACCATATATCGTATTTTAGAAAAACTAGAAGATGATGGTTTATTACATTCATTTTTAGGAAAAAACGGACATAAATGGTATGCAAAATGTAAAGATTGCTCTCATACCGAACATCATGATGTGCATCCACATTTTCAATGTTTAGATTGTGGAAAAGTAGATTGTTTACCAACAGATGTTCTTATTCCTAATATTCCTAATCGTAAAGTTGTTGTATCTCAAGTATTATTGCTAGGAAAGTGTGAAGAATGTTTTAAATAA